One genomic segment of Desulfocapsa sulfexigens DSM 10523 includes these proteins:
- a CDS encoding MORN repeat-containing protein, whose product MFDTGEHLSGAWKKGKLHGYGSFTKANGDMYAGDWVNGERHGQGTATNASGDRYEGQWKNDKKHGKGTLTFAHGDRFEGNWVAGKKQGPGRFLYINGDVYESEWRADIDVGKGCFTTAKGECYITTCISGDCQNGHGVFTWTNGERYTGEWKNGRKDGNGTLVYANGDQYTGEWKNDKKDGYGSFRQRNGTSYIGTWKNDNWHGHGTYQSVDGGRFVGEWEGGKMSGHGTYMMANGNQYVGSWKNGAKHGRGTFIYPSGFKYVGEWKNNKMVRVYPQ is encoded by the coding sequence GTGTTCGATACAGGAGAACATCTCTCAGGGGCGTGGAAAAAAGGAAAGTTGCATGGCTACGGATCATTCACAAAGGCAAATGGTGATATGTATGCTGGAGACTGGGTTAATGGAGAAAGGCATGGCCAGGGTACTGCCACAAATGCCAGTGGTGATCGGTATGAAGGCCAATGGAAGAATGACAAGAAACATGGCAAGGGTACTCTAACATTTGCTCATGGAGATCGTTTTGAAGGGAATTGGGTGGCCGGGAAAAAACAGGGGCCTGGGCGGTTCCTTTATATCAACGGTGATGTCTACGAAAGCGAGTGGCGTGCAGATATTGATGTAGGTAAGGGCTGTTTTACCACAGCAAAGGGAGAGTGTTACATTACCACCTGTATAAGCGGTGACTGTCAAAATGGTCATGGTGTCTTTACCTGGACCAATGGCGAACGCTATACCGGTGAATGGAAGAATGGCCGGAAAGATGGCAATGGAACTCTGGTCTATGCCAATGGTGATCAATATACCGGTGAGTGGAAAAATGACAAGAAAGATGGTTACGGCAGCTTTCGTCAGCGAAACGGTACCAGCTATATAGGCACGTGGAAGAACGATAACTGGCATGGTCATGGGACCTACCAGAGTGTTGATGGTGGTCGATTTGTCGGGGAGTGGGAAGGCGGAAAAATGAGTGGCCATGGAACCTATATGATGGCGAATGGAAACCAATATGTTGGAAGCTGGAAGAATGGGGCTAAGCATGGACGCGGAACATTTATATATCCCAGTGGCTTTAAGTATGTTGGTGAGTGGAAAAACAATAAAATGGTCAGGGTATACCCACAATAA